AGGAAGCCTGTATAAGCGACGGATTCGTTAGCGCATTGCGGATCATGGAAAAATCAGAAAATGTGTTCGCTTATTGTACATCTACAAATTCATGCGGAAATGGGTTTATTTCGGACACTGGCTAATTTTCAGATAACATCAAAACATTAAACGTGCGAAGAAATAAGAGAGGTATTAATAACAGGGCCATAGTAGCGAAAAATTTATGCTAATAAGATGGCCCCATAATAGAGGAAGTTACAGGAAAGGTTTTACGTCACCCACCCCTTCACGCAGCACAACCGGCGCATCTTCCGTTAAATCGATCACCGTGGTCGGCTGTTGGCCGAGATAGCCGCCATGAATAATCAGCTCCACCTGCTTCTCCAGACGGTCTTTGATCTCATCCGGATCGGATTCGGTAAAGTCGCTGCCCGGCAGCATCAGAGAGGTTGAGAGCATCGGCTCGCCGTGTGTCTCAAGCAGCGCCTGGGCAATCGGGTTCGACGGCACGCGCATCCCGATCGTTTTGCGTTTTTCCTGCAGCAGGCGGCGCGGCACCTCTTTCGTCCCTTTAAGAATAAAGGTGTAGTTACCCGGCGTGTTATTTTTGATCAACCGAAACGCCACGTTATCCACGTAGGAGTAAGTCGATAGCTCGGAGAGATCGCGGCACATCAGGGTAAAGTTGTGCCCGTTCGGGATGTGACGGATCCGGCAAATGCGCTCCATGGCGCTTTTGTCTTCGATTTTACAGCCCAGCGCGTAGCCCGAATCGGTTGGGTAGACGATAACGCCGCCCTTACGCACGATCTCCACGGCCTGATTAATCAAACGCGGCTGCGGATTGTCAGGATGGATATAAAAAAATTGACTCATACTTCCCTCTCTTCAATTGGCGTTGGCTGCTCCCAGAGTTGCCACACCGGCTCGACGCCTGCGGGTAACCAGAGCTTCCGTCCCAGCTCAATCCAGGGGCAAGGCTGATGGAAATCAGAGCCCTGGGAGCCAAGGAGGCCGTACTGGCGGGCATATTCAGCCAGTTGACTGCGCTCGTTGGGCGCCTGCTGACACTGCGCGACTTCCATCGCGTCCCCGCCGTGTTCGGCGAAGTATGCCAGCAGACGTTTCAGCCATTTGGCGGAGAGGTCATACCGCCCGGGATGGGCCAGCACCGCCTTACCGCCAGAATGATGAATGACATCAATAGCTTGTTCTATTGTACACCACTGGGGAGGAACGTATCCGGTTTTCCCCCGTGCAAGGTATTTTTTAAACACATCCGCGATGTTATTCGCTTTCCCGGCTTCGACCAGAAAACGGGCAAAGTGCGCCCGGGTGACCGCGCCGCCTTTGGCCAGGCGGAGTGCCCCTTCCCAGGCACCGGGGATATGGGCTTTATCCAGCCGCTCGGCGATCAGTTCTGCCCGCAAAACGCGACGCGTTTTCTGCTCATCCAGGAACGCGCGCATGGCCGGGTTCTCAATATCGATGTTCAGCCCGACGATATGGATCTCATGGTTTTCCCAGACGGTGGAAATTTCCACGCCTGCTATCAGTGTAAGCGGCAATTCAGTGCGGGCAATTTCCGCCCGCGCGGCCGCAATGGCCTCGGTAGTATCGTGATCGGTGATCGCCAGCGTACCGACGCGCATTTCATGGGCGCGATGGACAAGCTCTTCGGGCGTAAGCAGGCCGTCAGAGGCCTGAGTGTGGCTGTGTAAATCGTAAATCACTGCGTAATTCGTGTCGCTCAAAGCGGCTCCCGTCACTCATCTTCAATATCTGCGCCGCCATAATAGCGGTATGTGGTG
This Leclercia sp. S52 DNA region includes the following protein-coding sequences:
- the rnm gene encoding RNase AM, which encodes MSDTNYAVIYDLHSHTQASDGLLTPEELVHRAHEMRVGTLAITDHDTTEAIAAARAEIARTELPLTLIAGVEISTVWENHEIHIVGLNIDIENPAMRAFLDEQKTRRVLRAELIAERLDKAHIPGAWEGALRLAKGGAVTRAHFARFLVEAGKANNIADVFKKYLARGKTGYVPPQWCTIEQAIDVIHHSGGKAVLAHPGRYDLSAKWLKRLLAYFAEHGGDAMEVAQCQQAPNERSQLAEYARQYGLLGSQGSDFHQPCPWIELGRKLWLPAGVEPVWQLWEQPTPIEEREV
- a CDS encoding L-threonylcarbamoyladenylate synthase, producing the protein MSQFFYIHPDNPQPRLINQAVEIVRKGGVIVYPTDSGYALGCKIEDKSAMERICRIRHIPNGHNFTLMCRDLSELSTYSYVDNVAFRLIKNNTPGNYTFILKGTKEVPRRLLQEKRKTIGMRVPSNPIAQALLETHGEPMLSTSLMLPGSDFTESDPDEIKDRLEKQVELIIHGGYLGQQPTTVIDLTEDAPVVLREGVGDVKPFL